In one window of Desertifilum tharense IPPAS B-1220 DNA:
- a CDS encoding response regulator: MSTKTILLVEDNSDDQELALLAFERSKVAPEVVIVPDGEQALDYLFGTGAFADRDLTKMPALVLLDLKLPKMDGLEVLRRLRANPRTQLIPVVILTTSREQQDLINSYSVGCNGYICKPVDFKRFQKAMQKLASYWLEFNEAPPVIGT; encoded by the coding sequence ATGTCTACCAAAACCATCTTACTAGTAGAAGATAATTCTGACGATCAAGAGCTAGCCTTACTTGCCTTTGAGCGCAGTAAAGTTGCACCCGAAGTTGTGATTGTCCCCGATGGCGAACAAGCCCTAGATTACCTGTTTGGGACAGGCGCTTTTGCCGATCGAGATTTAACAAAAATGCCTGCTTTGGTGTTGCTTGATTTAAAATTACCAAAGATGGATGGTTTAGAGGTGTTGCGTCGCTTGCGGGCCAATCCTCGAACTCAACTGATTCCCGTTGTAATCTTGACCACTTCTAGAGAGCAACAAGACTTGATTAATAGCTATAGTGTTGGATGTAATGGGTATATTTGTAAACCTGTAGACTTTAAGCGATTCCAGAAAGCTATGCAAAAATTAGCTTCATACTGGCTAGAGTTTAATGAAGCCCCACCCGTGATAGGTACTTAA